The proteins below are encoded in one region of Methanobrevibacter sp.:
- a CDS encoding MFS transporter has protein sequence MANMGESDNKWKILTALSLGVLMAGINTSIANVSLPNIQIYFQSNLSVTGLVSTAYFISFIGFALFASKLGDRYGHDKIFIIGVISFVVTSILCSIAPSIELLIFCRFLQGIAGSILLSGPMVILEKAFSVIHLGKAYGIYSVFAAVGLTIGPAIGGILQGMFNWRAIFLINVPIGILTFFLSVYSLDKIETMDVRWDIKGLIGIFLSIALIIATMTFIEDKDYIYFFVSLILSLISIVATIKIEQNAEDPLLNLSLFKNKTFATSSINLHLAYVAEYLFIYGLPYFLEKVVHDGSSMVGLILSAAPILMIFIAPLSGEITDRKGYVLPTIAGCIICIISSILIIGTNTESHGLAIFIIFAIYGIGCGLLQSPINKAIMISVPEKYSGTASGVIQASRNLGISFAVCYGSLIYALSVSAQNMQKNVLFGSAAQQLTSGLHYIAIFSIILSVIVIILTVVGKNEKKEKNSV, from the coding sequence ATGGCAAATATGGGAGAATCTGATAATAAATGGAAAATTCTCACTGCATTATCTCTTGGAGTGTTAATGGCAGGTATAAACACTAGTATTGCAAACGTTTCACTACCAAATATTCAAATTTACTTTCAAAGCAATCTAAGTGTAACTGGTCTTGTTTCCACTGCGTATTTCATATCATTTATAGGATTCGCACTTTTTGCAAGCAAATTGGGTGACAGATACGGTCATGATAAAATATTTATCATCGGAGTCATTAGCTTTGTTGTAACTTCAATTTTATGTTCAATTGCTCCTTCAATTGAATTGCTGATATTCTGCAGATTTTTACAAGGAATTGCTGGATCAATTCTCCTTTCAGGGCCTATGGTAATTTTGGAAAAAGCATTTTCAGTAATTCATTTAGGAAAGGCTTATGGAATTTATTCAGTTTTTGCAGCTGTAGGTCTTACTATTGGTCCTGCAATAGGAGGTATATTGCAGGGAATGTTTAATTGGAGAGCTATCTTTTTAATTAATGTTCCAATTGGTATTTTGACATTTTTCTTAAGTGTTTACAGTTTGGATAAGATAGAAACAATGGATGTCAGATGGGATATTAAAGGATTGATTGGAATTTTCTTATCAATTGCATTAATAATTGCAACAATGACATTTATTGAAGATAAAGATTATATTTACTTTTTTGTATCATTAATCCTATCATTAATTTCAATAGTTGCTACAATTAAAATAGAACAAAATGCTGAAGATCCTCTTTTAAATCTTAGTCTATTTAAAAATAAAACATTTGCTACAAGTTCCATCAATCTTCACCTGGCATATGTAGCTGAATACCTATTTATTTATGGATTACCTTACTTTTTGGAAAAAGTAGTTCATGATGGATCCAGTATGGTAGGTTTGATTTTAAGTGCTGCACCAATATTAATGATTTTTATTGCACCATTAAGTGGAGAAATAACTGATCGTAAGGGATATGTATTACCAACAATCGCAGGATGTATAATCTGCATAATATCAAGTATATTGATTATTGGAACAAATACTGAGAGCCATGGATTGGCAATATTCATAATATTTGCTATTTATGGAATTGGATGTGGACTATTGCAGTCACCAATCAATAAGGCAATTATGATTTCAGTTCCTGAAAAATATAGTGGAACAGCATCAGGTGTTATTCAGGCATCAAGGAATCTAGGAATAAGTTTTGCTGTATGTTATGGAAGTTTAATATATGCTCTTAGTGTATCTGCCCAAAATATGCAGAAAAATGTATTGTTTGGATCTGCAGCACAGCAGCTAACCTCAGGTTTACACTATATTGCAATATTTTCAATAATATTAAGTGTAATTGTAATTA